One Algibacter sp. L3A6 genomic region harbors:
- a CDS encoding DUF5606 domain-containing protein, translated as MSLDKVLSISGKPGLYNLVTQTRGGFIAESLIDKKRITVNVRQNVSVLSEIAIYTLTEEVPLKQVFLNIKNKENGQESSVKPKDGKDKLEEYFFGILPDYDEDRVYASDIKKVLQWYNLLVKNNLLDNLEAEIAESKAADEEE; from the coding sequence ATGAGTTTAGATAAAGTTCTATCAATATCTGGAAAACCAGGTTTGTATAATTTAGTAACGCAAACCAGAGGTGGTTTTATAGCAGAATCGTTAATCGATAAAAAACGTATTACTGTAAATGTGCGTCAAAATGTTAGCGTTTTAAGCGAAATTGCTATTTATACTTTAACAGAAGAAGTACCGTTGAAACAAGTGTTTTTAAACATTAAAAACAAAGAAAATGGTCAAGAAAGTTCTGTTAAGCCTAAAGATGGTAAAGATAAATTAGAAGAATATTTTTTCGGTATTTTACCAGATTACGATGAAGATCGTGTTTATGCTAGTGATATTAAAAAAGTATTACAATGGTATAACTTATTAGTGAAAAATAATTTGCTAGATAATTTAGAAGCTGAAATTGCAGAAAGTAAAGCTGCAGACGAAGAAGAATAA
- a CDS encoding Crp/Fnr family transcriptional regulator encodes MNSLWFFDDVNLFKVLCPHKFKNYKKDHTFDAYKKQDYIYFEQDFANKVYLIEKGKVKIGYYNEDGVEVVKAILTKGELFGETAILGDDTREEFAQSVDNATSICPVGVDTMHNLMRDNQTFSFKVYKVIGFKLKKLERRLQLLLFKDAKTRLLEFLHELCTDYGYDCDQTGDRVVNHPYTQKDIASLIGTSRPTLNVLLNELRDENVLEFKRKEIRIYKKSA; translated from the coding sequence ATGAACTCACTTTGGTTTTTCGACGACGTAAATCTTTTTAAAGTCCTTTGTCCGCATAAGTTTAAAAATTATAAAAAAGATCATACTTTCGATGCTTATAAAAAGCAGGATTATATTTATTTCGAGCAAGATTTTGCCAATAAAGTCTATTTAATAGAAAAAGGCAAAGTTAAAATAGGATACTATAATGAAGATGGAGTAGAAGTTGTAAAAGCTATTTTAACCAAAGGAGAACTGTTTGGAGAAACGGCCATATTAGGCGATGATACCCGAGAAGAGTTTGCTCAATCTGTAGATAACGCAACAAGCATTTGCCCTGTTGGGGTAGATACTATGCACAATTTAATGCGAGACAATCAAACTTTTAGTTTTAAAGTCTATAAAGTAATAGGTTTTAAATTGAAAAAATTGGAACGTCGCTTGCAATTATTACTTTTTAAAGATGCCAAAACCCGTCTTCTAGAATTTCTACATGAATTATGCACCGATTATGGTTACGATTGTGACCAAACAGGAGATCGGGTAGTAAACCATCCATACACACAAAAAGATATCGCCTCGTTAATTGGTACCTCTAGACCAACTTTAAATGTGCTTTTAAATGAATTAAGAGATGAAAACGTACTTGAATTTAAAAGAAAAGAGATAAGAATTTATAAAAAAAGTGCTTAA
- a CDS encoding glycosyltransferase family 4 protein, with product MKIIIEGSTLSTKGFTGIPHYIISIQKALKNKHNIEVELAFNIKKINKFKPEVLKKTHFWYVGSILFSRTFKPAISHSLHTPFLKLNGTKKIATIHDLAVHLPEFAAFNFASKYFQEKRYKLFQDFAKNADAIIAVSQATKDDYLKMFDYPEEKIHVVHLAPVFKPLETKLDNENDILNSFSIGKENYFLSVGGVSKRKNSFNLIKGFALSGERKTTKLVFAGKIVESEMEIIKVFLKEHDLENDVVFTSYISDETLSVLYKNAKAFLFPTYYEGFGIPIIEAMAYGLPVLTGNIGAAPEVANGYALLVDPHNPEEIARGIVDLGNIEKDKVKLAKEYAKGFTWDKVAEETIKVYNSVL from the coding sequence ATGAAAATTATTATTGAAGGCTCAACATTAAGCACAAAAGGTTTTACAGGGATTCCTCATTATATAATTAGTATTCAAAAAGCTTTAAAAAACAAGCATAATATTGAAGTTGAATTAGCTTTCAACATAAAAAAAATAAACAAGTTTAAGCCTGAAGTTTTAAAGAAAACTCATTTCTGGTATGTTGGTTCTATATTGTTTTCTAGAACATTTAAACCAGCAATTTCTCATAGTTTGCATACGCCATTTTTAAAGCTTAACGGAACAAAAAAAATAGCTACAATTCATGATTTAGCTGTGCATCTTCCTGAATTTGCAGCGTTTAATTTTGCTTCAAAATATTTTCAAGAAAAACGTTATAAATTATTTCAGGACTTTGCTAAAAATGCAGATGCAATAATCGCAGTTAGCCAGGCTACTAAAGACGATTATTTAAAAATGTTCGATTACCCTGAAGAAAAAATTCACGTAGTGCATCTAGCTCCTGTTTTTAAACCTTTAGAAACTAAATTGGATAATGAAAATGATATATTAAATTCATTCTCCATAGGTAAAGAAAATTACTTTTTAAGTGTAGGCGGAGTTTCAAAAAGAAAAAACAGTTTCAATCTTATAAAGGGATTTGCGTTATCTGGAGAGCGTAAAACGACTAAGTTGGTTTTTGCAGGAAAAATTGTTGAAAGTGAAATGGAAATAATAAAGGTATTTTTAAAGGAGCATGATCTTGAAAATGATGTTGTTTTTACAAGTTATATTTCAGACGAAACTTTAAGCGTGCTTTATAAAAATGCAAAAGCATTTTTATTCCCTACGTATTATGAGGGGTTTGGAATTCCTATAATTGAGGCTATGGCTTATGGTTTACCTGTTTTAACAGGTAATATTGGTGCAGCACCAGAGGTAGCAAATGGATATGCACTTTTAGTAGATCCTCATAACCCAGAAGAAATAGCTAGAGGCATAGTTGATTTAGGAAATATTGAGAAAGATAAAGTAAAATTAGCAAAAGAGTATGCTAAAGGATTTACTTGGGATAAAGTTGCTGAAGAGACAATTAAGGTTTATAATTCTGTATTGTAA
- a CDS encoding glycosyltransferase, with protein MKTICFFNTTKAWGGGEKWHLETCKYMHDKGHNVFFITNKNSQLYHKLQESSIKYVGLSITNQSFLNPFAINEVKNILKENNIDVIIINLSRDLKIAALAAKKAGLERIIYRRGSAIPIKNKFLNRYYFKNLVTDILANSQATKETVLVNNSNLFPREKIEVIYNGLDIEAFIQKAYTPIYKKAEGEFVLTNLGRLENQKNQKFLLHLAKELKSRNLNFKLIIGGEGSLKNELQKLSDELNINDVVLFPGFIENPKDLMYSGDLFLLSSFWEGFGYVLAEASLCRKPIIAFDISSNPEVVKDNETGFLTPLNDVNLFADKVELLSNNQEKTKSMGEAGFNFASTTFNSKITLAKIEEYLLK; from the coding sequence ATGAAAACAATTTGCTTCTTTAATACAACCAAGGCTTGGGGAGGTGGTGAAAAATGGCATTTAGAAACTTGTAAATACATGCACGATAAAGGGCATAATGTTTTTTTTATTACCAATAAAAACAGTCAACTTTATCACAAATTACAAGAATCTAGTATAAAGTATGTAGGCTTATCAATAACAAATCAAAGTTTCCTTAATCCTTTTGCTATAAACGAGGTAAAAAATATTCTTAAGGAAAACAATATTGATGTTATAATTATCAACTTATCCAGAGATTTAAAAATTGCCGCTCTTGCCGCAAAAAAAGCAGGTTTAGAACGTATAATTTATAGGCGAGGTAGCGCAATACCTATAAAAAACAAATTCCTAAATAGATATTATTTTAAAAATTTAGTAACCGATATTTTAGCTAATTCACAAGCTACAAAAGAGACTGTATTAGTAAACAATTCCAATTTATTTCCAAGAGAAAAGATTGAAGTTATTTATAATGGTTTGGATATAGAGGCGTTTATACAGAAAGCATATACCCCTATATACAAAAAAGCTGAAGGTGAATTTGTTTTAACTAATTTGGGCCGATTAGAAAATCAGAAAAATCAAAAATTCTTATTACATCTAGCCAAAGAGTTAAAATCTAGAAACCTTAATTTTAAACTTATTATTGGAGGAGAAGGATCTTTAAAAAATGAATTACAAAAACTATCAGACGAACTTAACATCAATGATGTTGTTTTATTTCCTGGTTTTATAGAAAATCCGAAGGACTTAATGTATTCTGGAGACCTATTTTTATTATCCTCTTTTTGGGAAGGTTTCGGGTATGTTTTAGCCGAAGCTTCTTTATGCAGAAAACCAATTATCGCCTTTGATATCAGTAGTAATCCCGAAGTTGTAAAAGATAACGAAACTGGTTTTTTAACACCTTTAAACGATGTGAACTTATTTGCTGATAAAGTTGAATTATTAAGCAACAATCAAGAAAAAACGAAAAGCATGGGAGAGGCAGGTTTTAATTTTGCTTCAACCACTTTTAACAGTAAAATTACTCTAGCTAAAATTGAAGAATATCTATTAAAATAA
- the ruvX gene encoding Holliday junction resolvase RuvX has protein sequence MARILAIDYGTKRTGIAITDELQIIASGLTTVNTKEIFSFLKTYTSKERVELFLVGEPKQMDNTASESEVFISKFLDKLEKQFPNIPVKRVDERFTSKMAFQTMIDSGLKKNQRKNKALVDEISATLILQSYLYSK, from the coding sequence ATGGCACGCATTTTAGCAATAGATTATGGCACCAAGCGCACCGGTATAGCAATTACCGATGAGTTACAAATTATTGCCTCTGGGCTTACTACAGTAAATACTAAGGAGATTTTTAGTTTTTTAAAAACATATACATCTAAAGAGCGTGTAGAGTTGTTTTTGGTAGGCGAGCCTAAACAAATGGACAACACAGCATCGGAGAGTGAGGTTTTTATTTCGAAGTTTTTGGATAAGCTAGAAAAGCAGTTTCCTAATATACCTGTAAAACGTGTTGATGAGCGTTTTACATCTAAAATGGCATTCCAAACTATGATTGATAGTGGTTTGAAAAAGAATCAAAGAAAAAATAAAGCTTTGGTAGACGAAATTAGTGCCACACTTATTTTACAGAGTTATTTGTATTCTAAATAA
- a CDS encoding anti-sigma factor, with amino-acid sequence MIKNTILAMLALGVLTTSCDSDDDNAPTTANLTINLTGLEELGSDFVYEGWVIVDGAPVSTGTFSSVDFPQSFSVDADQLASASTFVLSIEPAVDSDPAPAATKILAGDFSGSSASVNSNNIVADLSSSTGKYILATPTDEDETNEESGVWFLDNSGEAAVQGLDLPTLSDGWVYEGWVVFDGTPVSTGTFTDPNAADNNAATSVFKGDAGNGPGYPGEDFLQNAPSGLTFPTDLKERTIVISVEPSPDNSDAPFTLKPLAHVVPADAMNHTVIDMGAGPVVSLSGTVTR; translated from the coding sequence ATGATTAAGAACACAATTTTAGCAATGTTAGCCCTAGGGGTTTTAACAACATCATGCGATAGCGATGACGATAACGCACCAACAACAGCAAATTTAACAATCAACCTTACAGGTTTGGAAGAACTTGGTAGCGATTTTGTTTACGAAGGATGGGTAATTGTTGATGGAGCACCAGTTTCAACCGGAACATTTTCCTCAGTAGATTTTCCTCAATCTTTTTCTGTCGATGCAGATCAATTAGCAAGTGCATCAACATTTGTACTTTCTATTGAACCGGCAGTAGATTCTGACCCAGCTCCAGCTGCAACAAAAATTTTAGCAGGAGATTTTTCTGGTAGTTCAGCAAGTGTAAATTCAAATAATATAGTTGCAGATTTATCTTCTTCTACAGGGAAATATATTCTTGCAACACCTACAGATGAAGATGAAACTAACGAAGAAAGTGGAGTTTGGTTTTTAGATAACTCTGGCGAAGCAGCTGTTCAAGGTTTAGATTTACCAACACTATCTGACGGATGGGTATATGAAGGTTGGGTTGTATTCGATGGTACTCCAGTAAGTACAGGTACGTTTACAGATCCAAATGCTGCAGATAATAATGCTGCAACTTCAGTTTTTAAAGGAGATGCAGGTAATGGACCTGGTTATCCAGGAGAAGATTTTCTTCAAAACGCACCTTCAGGATTAACTTTTCCAACAGATTTAAAAGAAAGAACAATTGTTATCTCTGTAGAACCAAGTCCTGATAATAGCGATGCACCTTTCACATTAAAACCTTTAGCACATGTAGTTCCTGCGGATGCTATGAACCATACGGTAATAGATATGGGGGCTGGCCCAGTAGTAAGTTTATCTGGTACAGTAACAAGATAA
- a CDS encoding outer membrane beta-barrel protein codes for MKNLFLILVVAIVVPSAAFAQTASGIGIKGGLNYNANGKYVESINENAKNPDRNVGYHIGLFGKIGDKLYLRPEIVYTKTKSDYDNDSFEMQKLDAPILVGLKILGPVSVFAGPSFQYILDTEFDGITIGDIEDDFSVGLNFGVGVNFKKVGIDLRYERGFTENEGTFIGNNGINNSRLDTRPDQLILSLAIIL; via the coding sequence ATGAAAAATTTATTTTTAATTTTAGTAGTCGCCATTGTTGTCCCATCAGCAGCTTTTGCACAAACAGCTAGTGGTATTGGTATTAAAGGAGGTTTAAATTACAATGCCAATGGCAAGTATGTAGAATCTATTAATGAAAATGCAAAAAATCCAGATAGAAATGTTGGATACCACATTGGTTTATTTGGGAAAATTGGTGACAAGCTATATTTAAGACCTGAAATTGTTTACACAAAAACAAAAAGTGATTATGATAATGATAGCTTTGAAATGCAAAAACTAGATGCTCCAATTTTAGTTGGATTAAAAATTCTAGGTCCTGTTAGTGTTTTTGCAGGTCCATCATTTCAATATATTTTAGACACTGAATTCGACGGTATTACAATTGGTGATATTGAAGATGATTTTTCAGTTGGACTTAATTTTGGTGTTGGCGTTAACTTCAAAAAAGTTGGTATTGACTTAAGGTATGAGCGTGGGTTTACAGAAAATGAAGGTACTTTTATTGGAAACAATGGTATAAACAATAGTCGTTTAGATACACGACCAGATCAACTAATTTTGAGTTTAGCTATTATTTTATAG
- the tgt gene encoding tRNA guanosine(34) transglycosylase Tgt, which produces MKFELNAKDPQSKARAGKLTTDHGVIETPIFMPVGTVGTVKGVHQRELKNDINPDIILGNTYHLYLRPQTHVLEKAGGLHKFMNWDRNILTDSGGYQVYSLSANRKIKEEGVKFKSHIDGSYHTFTPENVMEIQRTIGADIIMAFDECTPYPCDYNYAKRSMHMTHRWLDRCINHLEKTPLKYDYDQAFFPIVQGSTYKDLRKQSAEYIANSGAVGNAIGGLSVGEPAEEMYAMTDVVCSILPEEKPRYLMGVGTPINILENIALGVDMFDCVMPTRNARNGMLFTAHGSINIKNLKWAEDFSPIDEMGITFVDTEYSKAYLRHLFTVNELLGKQIATIHNLGFYMWLVREARKHILAGDFNDWKNQMVKQMANRL; this is translated from the coding sequence ATGAAATTCGAATTAAACGCAAAAGACCCACAAAGCAAAGCTAGAGCAGGAAAATTAACTACAGATCATGGTGTAATAGAAACACCAATTTTTATGCCTGTGGGAACTGTTGGAACGGTTAAGGGAGTGCATCAAAGGGAGTTAAAGAATGATATTAACCCCGATATTATTTTAGGAAACACTTATCATTTATACCTAAGACCCCAAACACACGTGCTAGAAAAAGCCGGAGGACTTCATAAATTTATGAATTGGGATAGAAATATTTTAACCGATTCTGGTGGGTACCAAGTGTATTCTCTTTCGGCAAATAGAAAGATAAAAGAGGAAGGTGTGAAGTTTAAATCACATATCGATGGTAGTTACCATACATTTACGCCAGAAAATGTTATGGAAATTCAACGTACTATTGGAGCCGATATTATTATGGCTTTTGATGAGTGCACACCATATCCTTGCGATTATAATTACGCGAAACGATCTATGCACATGACGCATCGTTGGTTAGACCGTTGTATTAATCATCTTGAAAAAACACCTTTAAAGTACGATTACGATCAGGCATTTTTTCCAATTGTACAAGGAAGTACTTATAAAGACCTTAGAAAACAATCGGCTGAATATATTGCCAACTCTGGAGCTGTAGGAAATGCTATTGGTGGTTTATCTGTAGGAGAACCTGCTGAAGAAATGTATGCCATGACGGATGTGGTTTGTTCTATTTTACCAGAAGAAAAACCAAGATATTTAATGGGAGTAGGTACACCAATCAATATTTTAGAAAATATTGCGTTAGGTGTAGATATGTTCGATTGTGTTATGCCAACTAGAAATGCTAGAAATGGGATGTTATTTACAGCGCATGGCTCTATCAATATTAAAAATTTAAAATGGGCAGAAGATTTTTCTCCAATCGACGAGATGGGGATAACTTTTGTAGATACGGAATATAGTAAAGCGTATTTACGTCATTTATTTACAGTTAACGAATTGTTAGGTAAGCAAATAGCAACCATACATAATTTAGGTTTTTATATGTGGTTGGTTCGCGAAGCAAGAAAACATATATTAGCAGGAGATTTTAATGACTGGAAAAACCAAATGGTAAAACAAATGGCTAATAGACTTTAG
- a CDS encoding glycosyltransferase family 4 protein produces the protein MKIGYDSKRAFHNRSGLGNFSRDLISIISSYFPKNQYVLYNPKKAKINFSLNENTTEVLPSSIFWKIFSSIWRQKGILNQIKNDEIEIYHGLSGEIPQGIHKKNIKTIVTIHDLIFMRFPKLYSPIDRRIYFKKFKYAADKSDVVIAISEETKKDIVHFLNIAPAKVSVIYQGCNKAFKQVYPSKALEQTRTKFNIPKAFVLNVGTIQKRKNLLNLIKAIETLDIDLVVVGNDKRKYTKTVKEYINSKNLNHRVHFLKNVSTEELAHIYQLANIFVYPSIFEGFGIPIIEALYSKTPVITSKGSCFPEAGGPNSIYIDPENVSELRFEIENLLNSEQKQQFMVSKGLEYAQKFEDKHIAEQHVAIYNALL, from the coding sequence ATGAAAATAGGATATGATTCTAAAAGAGCTTTTCACAATAGGTCTGGTTTAGGTAATTTTAGTAGAGATTTAATTAGTATTATTTCTTCTTATTTCCCTAAAAACCAATACGTATTATACAATCCTAAAAAAGCTAAAATCAATTTTAGCTTAAATGAAAATACAACCGAAGTTTTACCAAGTTCTATTTTCTGGAAAATATTCTCATCCATTTGGAGACAAAAAGGAATATTAAATCAAATTAAAAATGATGAAATTGAGATATACCACGGTTTAAGTGGCGAAATACCTCAAGGCATTCATAAAAAGAATATTAAAACAATTGTAACTATACATGATTTAATATTTATGAGATTTCCAAAACTATACTCTCCAATAGACAGGAGAATCTACTTCAAAAAATTTAAATATGCTGCTGATAAATCAGATGTAGTTATTGCTATTTCCGAAGAAACGAAAAAGGATATTGTACATTTTTTAAATATTGCTCCTGCAAAAGTCTCTGTTATATATCAAGGGTGCAACAAAGCTTTTAAACAAGTTTATCCTTCTAAAGCATTAGAACAAACAAGAACTAAGTTTAATATTCCGAAGGCCTTTGTTTTAAACGTAGGTACTATTCAAAAAAGGAAAAACTTACTTAATTTAATAAAAGCTATTGAAACGCTAGACATCGACTTAGTAGTTGTAGGTAATGATAAAAGAAAATACACCAAAACGGTTAAAGAATACATAAATAGCAAGAACTTAAACCATAGAGTTCACTTTCTTAAAAATGTAAGTACTGAAGAACTTGCACACATATACCAATTAGCAAATATTTTTGTTTACCCAAGTATTTTCGAAGGTTTTGGTATCCCAATAATAGAAGCTTTATACTCTAAAACACCTGTAATTACAAGTAAAGGAAGTTGTTTCCCTGAAGCTGGAGGACCAAATAGTATTTATATTGATCCTGAAAATGTTAGTGAATTAAGATTTGAAATAGAAAACTTACTTAATTCTGAACAAAAGCAACAATTTATGGTTTCGAAGGGCTTAGAATATGCCCAGAAATTCGAAGATAAACATATTGCTGAGCAGCATGTAGCAATCTACAACGCTCTTCTTTAA
- the def gene encoding peptide deformylase, with the protein MILPIVAYGDPVLKRKATDITEDYPKLDALVDNMFETMYNAYGVGLAAPQIGLPIRMFLVDTTPFADDEELTEEEQKSLEGFKRVFINPKITKEEGEEWAFNEGCLSIPDVREDVFRKPVITIEYLDENFKAHTETFDGLVARVIQHEYDHIEGVLFTDKLSSLKKRLIKGRLSNISKGKIKVDYRMRFPDQKKKR; encoded by the coding sequence ATGATTTTACCTATTGTAGCATACGGCGATCCCGTTTTAAAAAGAAAAGCGACCGATATTACTGAAGATTATCCAAAACTAGATGCCTTGGTGGATAACATGTTCGAAACCATGTACAACGCCTATGGTGTTGGTCTTGCTGCACCTCAAATAGGTTTGCCAATTCGTATGTTTTTAGTAGATACTACTCCTTTTGCTGATGATGAAGAATTAACAGAAGAGGAACAAAAAAGTTTAGAAGGTTTTAAACGTGTTTTTATAAATCCAAAAATCACTAAAGAAGAAGGAGAAGAGTGGGCTTTTAACGAAGGTTGCTTAAGTATTCCTGATGTTCGTGAAGATGTATTTAGAAAACCTGTTATTACTATTGAGTATTTAGATGAAAACTTTAAGGCACACACCGAAACATTCGATGGTTTAGTAGCAAGAGTAATTCAGCACGAATACGATCATATCGAAGGTGTTTTATTTACAGATAAACTATCTAGCCTAAAAAAGCGTTTAATAAAAGGACGACTTTCAAACATTTCTAAAGGCAAGATAAAAGTAGATTACAGAATGCGCTTTCCTGATCAAAAAAAGAAGAGATAA
- a CDS encoding 2,3,4,5-tetrahydropyridine-2,6-dicarboxylate N-succinyltransferase, whose product MTQLQEIIEKAWENRDLLNEEATTTAIRKVVDLLDAGELRVAEPIEGGWQVNEWVKKAVVLYFPIQKMETIECGPLEFHDKIPLKTGYAAKGIRVVPHAVARHGAYISAGTILMPSYVNIGAYVDEGTMVDTWATVGSCAQIGKNVHLSGGVGIGGVLEPLQAAPVIIEDNAFIGSRCIVVEGVRVETEAVLGAGVTLTMSTKIIDVTGDEPVEYKGIVPARSVVIPGSYAKEFPAGTYNVPCAIIIGKRKESTNKKTSLNDALREHSVAV is encoded by the coding sequence ATGACACAATTACAAGAGATCATAGAAAAAGCTTGGGAGAATAGAGACCTTTTAAATGAAGAAGCAACTACAACAGCCATTAGAAAAGTTGTTGATTTATTAGATGCAGGTGAATTGCGCGTTGCTGAACCTATTGAAGGCGGATGGCAAGTTAACGAATGGGTTAAGAAAGCCGTAGTTTTATATTTCCCGATTCAAAAAATGGAAACCATAGAATGTGGTCCATTAGAATTTCATGATAAAATTCCATTAAAAACAGGTTATGCTGCAAAAGGCATTCGTGTAGTACCTCATGCAGTTGCTAGACATGGTGCTTATATTTCTGCAGGAACTATTTTAATGCCAAGTTATGTAAACATTGGAGCTTATGTAGATGAAGGCACCATGGTAGATACTTGGGCAACTGTTGGTAGTTGTGCTCAAATTGGTAAAAACGTTCACCTTTCTGGTGGTGTTGGCATTGGTGGTGTTTTAGAGCCATTACAAGCTGCTCCGGTAATTATAGAAGATAATGCTTTTATTGGTAGCCGTTGTATTGTTGTTGAAGGTGTACGTGTTGAAACCGAAGCTGTTTTAGGTGCTGGTGTAACACTTACTATGAGTACAAAAATTATTGATGTTACAGGTGATGAACCTGTTGAATATAAAGGTATTGTTCCTGCACGCTCGGTAGTAATACCTGGCAGTTATGCTAAAGAATTCCCTGCTGGAACTTACAATGTACCATGTGCAATTATTATTGGTAAACGTAAAGAAAGTACGAACAAAAAAACATCGCTTAACGATGCTTTAAGAGAGCATAGTGTAGCCGTTTAA
- a CDS encoding glycosyltransferase family 2 protein — MKKSNNISALMIVFNESKHIEDAINNIDFADEIIVIDSFSTDGTFEKLQKLKHVKVIQREFKNFADQRNFAISQATKDWILFIDADERITEKLKQEIQSEITIPSNIIAYMFKRKYFFKQKRIRFCGFQTDTTYRLFKKGFFKYDETKIVHEMPIIDGKSKILKNDMLHYCFDSAAHYKSKMEHYASLKALELFKKGKKPSVFHFYIRPLYKFLVNYIFRLGFLDGIEGFQICYLSAYGVYYRYRELEKLTS, encoded by the coding sequence TTGAAAAAATCAAACAACATATCAGCTTTGATGATTGTCTTTAATGAATCGAAACACATCGAAGACGCTATCAACAACATTGATTTTGCTGATGAGATTATTGTTATAGATTCTTTTAGCACTGATGGTACTTTCGAAAAACTTCAAAAATTAAAGCACGTTAAAGTCATTCAGCGTGAATTTAAAAATTTTGCAGACCAAAGAAATTTTGCAATAAGCCAAGCTACAAAAGATTGGATACTTTTTATTGATGCAGATGAGCGCATAACAGAAAAACTAAAACAAGAAATACAATCCGAAATCACTATCCCAAGTAATATTATCGCTTATATGTTTAAGCGAAAATACTTTTTTAAGCAAAAAAGAATACGTTTTTGTGGTTTTCAAACAGATACAACATATCGCCTATTCAAAAAAGGATTTTTTAAGTACGACGAAACAAAAATTGTTCACGAAATGCCCATAATAGATGGCAAAAGTAAAATTTTAAAAAACGATATGTTACACTATTGCTTTGATAGTGCAGCGCATTATAAATCTAAAATGGAACATTACGCGAGCTTGAAAGCGTTAGAACTTTTTAAGAAGGGAAAAAAGCCGAGTGTATTCCATTTTTACATCCGTCCGCTTTATAAGTTTCTTGTAAATTATATATTCAGGTTAGGGTTTTTAGATGGCATTGAAGGTTTTCAAATATGCTATTTAAGTGCCTACGGTGTTTATTATAGATATAGAGAACTAGAGAAATTAACCTCTTAA